From one Drosophila subpulchrella strain 33 F10 #4 breed RU33 chromosome 3L, RU_Dsub_v1.1 Primary Assembly, whole genome shotgun sequence genomic stretch:
- the LOC119555647 gene encoding serine/arginine repetitive matrix protein 2 isoform X9, which produces MYNGIGLTTPRGSGTNGHVQRNWACVRPGKKDKDYRAEDDIKKLDAQLNRPPNKEILDHDRKRKIEVKCLEFEEILEKQGRTPEDIKTQVDSFRQKLMGQGKTDLSKDEFGRVANTTTSTAMAAVGVTATASVATASTTTTTMAATTVQVVKPKKRRKRRKRAGHAIATTTATEKSTTNPGSKPSSPSPRPQTGESLSSIPAASANGGRKSKAPYFQHDNREYLAKYESFRLTAHTWNYAAVARKFKPLRPALASGANKTRRPAVSKRSHSDCACACQLKDPEPALEPGHRTAEHSIQRELPASQAKINIDGSVLLELLKYSSSSLLETLLGAGSAMASSARDTHQIAEAQQQKNAKLREAFNITEYFVEGSSFDSDRKAKEDLAKSVALQKELDAQRESLAAAAAAAAAGKDKETGKRYALVRTPSRERERERDRDGGDAVASGDEREHVSKSDKKKRKKRARESSASPERKKDKKKKSKKHKKESKSKKKKSRKRKHSESGRDTDKDSDEEDDSSEEDRRESKSARKKAKKDKKKRDKKLKKKSRARASSTDSERSNSPSRKENKSDKSRGIKASKSDEKTSQQDKATTRSRSRERRKDTKARPQESSIDSRRQKSRERSAVTPPRKEPERLRERSKDRQRSKERQRSRERLRSKERQRSKERQRSKERQRSKERQRSKERQRSKSKEGQRSKDRQRSKSKERQRSKERQRSKDRHRSKERQRSKERQRSTERRRSKDKKQSVDKRRDRSKDRSKEEQRSNEGQRSKERQRSKERQLSKDRQGLKERQRSKERQHSKERQRSKERQRSRERQRSKERQRSKDRQRSKERQRSKDRPAKESRPTNSPKERSPKKKDDRRQRSPSNASRKRTDDTKLSRNSRSQSPAHSPEAPPKKTVPTPAFNPFKAAEDTVNDILGTKSVMVALEQTKRQRAASSSSSDSDSSSSSSSVSRTPSPKPTPKKIKKRSRTPEPKEVKKEASPKKERRRSVKRERSNSPQVVKTKNKLVEPSPKPARRRSRSSSSELRYSPAERHPERYQDIIQDKKRPSKAREAPATKPAPVVRLRAQSDDGSDAETGVDGTALEEFQQSRREREEQQELRMLEQLKSGIAAKAKQKIRIMEKDPAKEGSEVSGSDLVTATKRNSLSEFLVANNVTALINPLTTTTPPPCLAVILPLEQRKESPVPLRDPEQELSVSVEEPLNKKRDASTPPICKTPHVAANGEAKSPTVGHKIHMHHRPPPQHLHHPPQQQQHPQHPPGKRIFHNRTLNNNPNSRHSTNNPHACGGGGVPHSNPNSSTSSGNSGSNPGMLPFLAGTPGTYNRTTNRLNHGPLLTATHYNICKNHQHSLQQQQAHHLARGLVYNSALFGHGPRHPGLLSLTGAGVGVGGQGAPLLGHPPLVRGGGGPISFNAAAAAAAVAANSISYHHHHHQHQQKPKIVIKPFKIHDPQPLVAALADSSLVDAIVSKVSTATVAAAAAAESAARRSRSRERRSRSRSKRRTSGSHHRHHSSSRSRSRYSSSSSRSGSRSSRSRSGSHSSRSSCSSHSSSGSSSSGSGSASSQSGSRSPSIPRRRGSPSFLDRRRITSARKRPIPYHHKGTGEGEAAEEASSCCSSCFSRTSSPATPLLTPLRNSRSPSMAAF; this is translated from the exons AACAACGATGGCGGCCACCACAGTGCAGGTGGTGAAACCGAAGAAACGCCGAAAGCGACGCAAACGCGCAGGTCACGCAAtcgccaccaccaccgccaccGAAAAGAGCACGACCAACCCCGGCAGCAAGCCGAGCAGTCCCAGTCCCCGTCCCCAAACCGGGGAAAGCCTCTCCTCCATTCCTGCTGCCTCCGCAAACGGGGGCAGGAAGAGCAAGGCACCATACTTCCAGCACGACAACCGGGAGTACCTGGCCAAGTACGAGAGCTTCCGTTTGACCGCCCACACGTGGAACTACGCGGCGGTGGCCAGGAAGTTCAAGCCCTTGCGGCCGGCGTTGGCAAGCGGCGCCAACAAGACCAGGCGACCAGCAGTCTCCAAGAGGTCGCATTCGGATTGCGCTTGCGCCTGCCAGCTGAAAGACCCGGAGCCGGCACTCGAGCCGGGTCACCGAACAGCTGAGCACTCCATCCAGAGGGAACTGCCTGCGTCACAGGCCAAAATCAATATCGATGGTAGCGTGCTGCTCGAGCTACTCAAGTATTCCTCGAGCAGCCTGCTGGAGACACTGCTGGGAGCCGGCAGTGCGATGGCCTCAAG CGCTCGCGACACCCATCAAATAGCCGAGGCTCAGCAGCAGAAGAACGCAAAGCTGCGCGAGGCCTTTAACATAACCGAGTACTTTGTGGAGGGCAGCAGCTTCGACAGCGATCGCAAGGCGAAGGAGGACCTGGCCAAAAGCGTGGCTCTGCAAAAGGAACTGGACGCCCAGCGCGAAAGCCTCGCGGCGGCGGCagctgccgcagcagcaggcAAGGACAAGGAGACCGGGAAGCGCTATGCCCTAGTGCGCACTCCCTCCCGCGAACGGGAGCGGGAGCGCGATCGCGATGGAGGCGATGCAGTGGCTAGCGGGGATGAGCGCGAGCATGTCTCCAAGTCGGACAAGAAGAAGCGCAAGAAGCGCGCCAGAGAGAG TTCGGCCAGTCCTGAGCGCAAGAAGGACAAGAAGAAAAAGTCGAAGAAGCACAAGAAAGAGAG TAAGTCGAAGAAGAAAAAGTCGCGTAAGCGCAAGCACAGCGAGAGTGGCCGTGATACCGACAAGGACAGCGATGAGGAGGACGACAGCAGCGAGGAGGATCGGCGCGAGTCGAAGAGTGCCCGCAAGAAAGCCAAGAAGGACAAG AAAAAACGCGACAAAAAGCTGAAAAAGAAGTCACGCGCCCGTGCCAGCTCCACGGATTCGGAGCGCTCAAA CTCTCCATCACGGAAGGAGAACAAGTCGGACAAGTCGCGTGGGATTAAGGCTTCCAAGTCCGATGAGAAGACTTCGCAGCAGGATAAGGCGACAACGCGCAGCCGTTCTCGAGAGCGTCGCAAGGATACAAAAGCCAGGCCGCAGGAATCCTCTATAGACAGCCGACGACAAAAGTCGAGGGAACGGTCTGCGGTTACCCCACCACGTAAGGAGCCGGAAAGGCTGCGAGAGCGCTCAAAGGACAGGCAAAGGTCCAAGGAAAGACAGCGATCGAGGGAAAGACTGCGTTCTAAGGAAAGACAGCGGTCTAAGGAAAGACAGCGATCCAAGGAGAGACAGAGGTCCAAGGAAAGACAGCGATCCAAGGAAAGACAGCGGTCTAAGTCCAAGGAAGGACAGAGATCCAAGGATAGACAGCGTTCCAAGTCCAAGGAACGACAGAGATCCAAGGAAAGACAGAGATCCAAGGATAGACACCGATCCAAGGAAAGACAGCGATCCAAGGAGCGACAAAGATCCACGGAAAGGCGCAGGTCCAAGGATAAAAAACAATCGGTGGACAAAAGGCGAGACAGGTCCAAGGATCGATCAAAGGAAGAGCAGAGGTCCAACGAGGGGCAACGATCAAAGGAGAGACAACGATCAAAAGAAAGGCAGCTGTCCAAGGATAGGCAAGGATTAAAGGAAAGGCAACGCTCCAAGGAAAGGCAACACTCCAAAGAAAGGCAACGGTCCAAGGAGAGGCAACGATCAAGGGAACGTCAACGCTCCAAGGAACGGCAGCGCTCCAAGGACAGGCAACGCTCCAAGGAACGGCAGCGCTCCAAGGATCGCCCAGCCAAGGAATCCCGGCCCACAAACTCGCCCAAGGAGCGAAGCCCCAAAAAGAAGGATGACCGCCGTCAACGATCGCCATCCAATGCGAGCAGAAAGCGAACCGATGACACCAAGTTAAGCCGCAATTCCCGATCCCAATCGCCAGCCCATTCCCCAGAGGCGCCGCCCAAGAAGACGGTTCCGACGCCAGCCTTCAATCCCTTCAAGGCCGCCGAAGACACAGTAAACGATATTCTGGGCACAAAGTCGGTGATGGTGGCCCTGGAGCAGACCAAGCGACAGAGGGCGGCATCCAGCTCTAGCTCGGATTCCGATAGTTCTAGTAGTAGTTCGTCTGTCTCCCGGACACCATCGCCCAAGCCCActcccaaaaaaataaaaaagaggaGTAGGACACCAGAGCCGAAAGAGGTAAAGAAGGAAGCTAGTCCCAAGAAAGAGCGCCGCAGGAGTGTGAAGCGGGAGCGTTCGAACTCCCCGCAGGTAGTCAAGACAAAAAACAAGCTGGTCGAACCGAGTCCCAAACCAGCGAGGCGTCGTTCCCGCTCAAGTTCCTCGGAGTTGCGATACTCGCCTGCCGAACGGCATCCGGAGCGCTACCAGGACATAATCCAGGACAAGAAGCGCCCGTCCAAGGCTAGGGAAGCCCCCGCCACGAAACCTGCTCCAGTGGTCCGGCTAAGGGCACAAAGCGACGACGGGAGCGATGCCGAAACAGGAGTGGATGGCACCGCTTTGGAGGAATTCCAGCAGAGTAGGCGGGAGCGCGAGGAGCAGCAGGAACTTCGCATGCTGGAGCAGCTTAAGTCGGGGATTGCGGCCAAGGCAAAGCAGAAGATCAGGATCATGGAAAAGGACCCGGCCAAAGAGGGCAGCGAAGTAAGTGGCAGCGACCTGGTGACGGCTACTAAACGTAACTCGCTAAGCGAATTCCTTGTTGCTAACAATGTGACCGCTTTGATTAACCCACTGACAACGACCACGCCCCCGCCGTGCTTGGCGGTGATCCTGCCGCTGGAGCAGCGCAAGGAGTCGCCGGTGCCGCTGCGGGATCCGGAACAGGAGCTGTCCGTGTCTGTGGAGGAGCCGCTCAACAAGAAAAGGGACGCCAGCACACCGCCCATTTGCAAGACGCCCCACGTGGCGGCGAATGGCGAGGCCAAGAGTCCGACAGTGGGTCACAAGATCCACATGCACCACAGGCCGCCTCCACAGCACCTGCATCAcccgccgcagcagcagcaacatccgCAGCATCCGCCGGGGAAGCGCATCTTCCACAACCGCACTCTGAACAATAACCCTAACAGTAGACATAGTACTAACAACCCTCATGCATGTGGTGGTGGCGGGGTCCCTCATTCGAATCCCAACAGTAGCACTAGCAGCGGTAACAGCGGCAGCAATCCGGGGATGCTGCCCTTCCTGGCCGGCACGCCGGGCACCTACAACCGAACCACCAATCGCCTCAACCACGGCCCCCTGCTGACCGCCACCCACTACAACATCTGCAAGAACCATCAGCACAgtctgcagcagcagcaggcccATCACCTGGCTCGTGGCCTGGTCTACAACTCGGCTCTCTTCGGGCACGGACCCCGGCATCCGGGACTCCTGTCCCTGACGGGAGCTGGCGTGGGCGTGGGTGGGCAAGGTGCTCCGCTGCTGGGTCATCCGCCGCTTGTCCGGGGTGGTGGCGGTCCCATTAGCTTCAATgcggcggcagcggctgcggcCGTGGCTGCCAATAGTATTAGCtaccatcatcatcaccatcaGCACCAACAGAAACCGAAAATCGTTATAAAACCCTTCAAAATTCACGATCCACAGCCCCTAGTCGCGGCGCTCGCGGACAGTTCGCTGGTGGACGCCATCGTCTCCAAGGTATCCACGGCCACCgtggcggcggcagcggcggcggaGAGTGCGGCTCGCAGGAGCAGGAGTCGAGAGCGTAGGAGCCGGAGTCGCAGCAAGCGGCGCACGAGCGGAAGCCATCATCGACATCACTCCAGCAGTCGCTCCAGATC GCGGTACAGCTCATCCAGCAGTCGGAGTGGATCACGCAGTTCCAGGTCCCGCTCCGGGTCGCACTCCTCCCGCTCCAGCTGCTCCTCGCACAGCAGCTCGGGCAGCTCCTCCTCCGGCAGCGGCTCCGCATCATCACAGTCCGGCTCCCGGTCACCCTCCATCCCCAGGCGTCGCGGCTCGCCCAGCTTTCTGGACAGACGTCGCATAACGAG TGCTCGCAAGCGACCGATTCCGTATCACCACAAAGGCACCGGGGAGGGGGAGGCGGCCGAGGAGGCCTCCAGTTGCTGCTCCAGTTGCTTCAGCCGCACCAGCAGTCCCGCCACGCCCCTCCTCACGCCCCTGCGCAACAGCCGGAGTCCCTCGATGGCCGCCTTCTGA
- the LOC119555647 gene encoding serine/arginine repetitive matrix protein 2 isoform X3 produces MYNGIGLTTPRGSGTNGHVQRNWACVRPGKKDKDYRAEDDIKKLDAQLNRPPNKEILDHDRKRKIEVKCLEFEEILEKQGRTPEDIKTQVDSFRQKLMGQGKTDLSKDEFGRVAARDTHQIAEAQQQKNAKLREAFNITEYFVEGSSFDSDRKAKEDLAKSVALQKELDAQRESLAAAAAAAAAGKDKETGKRYALVRTPSRERERERDRDGGDAVASGDEREHVSKSDKKKRKKRARESSASPERKKDKKKKSKKHKKESKSKKKKSRKRKHSESGRDTDKDSDEEDDSSEEDRRESKSARKKAKKDKDSFQWLSCSFKKRDKKLKKKSRARASSTDSERSNSPSRKENKSDKSRGIKASKSDEKTSQQDKATTRSRSRERRKDTKARPQESSIDSRRQKSRERSAVTPPRKEPERLRERSKDRQRSKERQRSRERLRSKERQRSKERQRSKERQRSKERQRSKERQRSKSKEGQRSKDRQRSKSKERQRSKERQRSKDRHRSKERQRSKERQRSTERRRSKDKKQSVDKRRDRSKDRSKEEQRSNEGQRSKERQRSKERQLSKDRQGLKERQRSKERQHSKERQRSKERQRSRERQRSKERQRSKDRQRSKERQRSKDRPAKESRPTNSPKERSPKKKDDRRQRSPSNASRKRTDDTKLSRNSRSQSPAHSPEAPPKKTVPTPAFNPFKAAEDTVNDILGTKSVMVALEQTKRQRAASSSSSDSDSSSSSSSVSRTPSPKPTPKKIKKRSRTPEPKEVKKEASPKKERRRSVKRERSNSPQVVKTKNKLVEPSPKPARRRSRSSSSELRYSPAERHPERYQDIIQDKKRPSKAREAPATKPAPVVRLRAQSDDGSDAETGVDGTALEEFQQSRREREEQQELRMLEQLKSGIAAKAKQKIRIMEKDPAKEGSEVSGSDLVTATKRNSLSEFLVANNVTALINPLTTTTPPPCLAVILPLEQRKESPVPLRDPEQELSVSVEEPLNKKRDASTPPICKTPHVAANGEAKSPTVGHKIHMHHRPPPQHLHHPPQQQQHPQHPPGKRIFHNRTLNNNPNSRHSTNNPHACGGGGVPHSNPNSSTSSGNSGSNPGMLPFLAGTPGTYNRTTNRLNHGPLLTATHYNICKNHQHSLQQQQAHHLARGLVYNSALFGHGPRHPGLLSLTGAGVGVGGQGAPLLGHPPLVRGGGGPISFNAAAAAAAVAANSISYHHHHHQHQQKPKIVIKPFKIHDPQPLVAALADSSLVDAIVSKVSTATVAAAAAAESAARRSRSRERRSRSRSKRRTSGSHHRHHSSSRSRSRYSSSSSRSGSRSSRSRSGSHSSRSSCSSHSSSGSSSSGSGSASSQSGSRSPSIPRRRGSPSFLDRRRITSARKRPIPYHHKGTGEGEAAEEASSCCSSCFSRTSSPATPLLTPLRNSRSPSMAAF; encoded by the exons CGCTCGCGACACCCATCAAATAGCCGAGGCTCAGCAGCAGAAGAACGCAAAGCTGCGCGAGGCCTTTAACATAACCGAGTACTTTGTGGAGGGCAGCAGCTTCGACAGCGATCGCAAGGCGAAGGAGGACCTGGCCAAAAGCGTGGCTCTGCAAAAGGAACTGGACGCCCAGCGCGAAAGCCTCGCGGCGGCGGCagctgccgcagcagcaggcAAGGACAAGGAGACCGGGAAGCGCTATGCCCTAGTGCGCACTCCCTCCCGCGAACGGGAGCGGGAGCGCGATCGCGATGGAGGCGATGCAGTGGCTAGCGGGGATGAGCGCGAGCATGTCTCCAAGTCGGACAAGAAGAAGCGCAAGAAGCGCGCCAGAGAGAG TTCGGCCAGTCCTGAGCGCAAGAAGGACAAGAAGAAAAAGTCGAAGAAGCACAAGAAAGAGAG TAAGTCGAAGAAGAAAAAGTCGCGTAAGCGCAAGCACAGCGAGAGTGGCCGTGATACCGACAAGGACAGCGATGAGGAGGACGACAGCAGCGAGGAGGATCGGCGCGAGTCGAAGAGTGCCCGCAAGAAAGCCAAGAAGGACAAG GATAGCTTTCAATGGCTCTCTTGTAGTTTT AAAAAACGCGACAAAAAGCTGAAAAAGAAGTCACGCGCCCGTGCCAGCTCCACGGATTCGGAGCGCTCAAA CTCTCCATCACGGAAGGAGAACAAGTCGGACAAGTCGCGTGGGATTAAGGCTTCCAAGTCCGATGAGAAGACTTCGCAGCAGGATAAGGCGACAACGCGCAGCCGTTCTCGAGAGCGTCGCAAGGATACAAAAGCCAGGCCGCAGGAATCCTCTATAGACAGCCGACGACAAAAGTCGAGGGAACGGTCTGCGGTTACCCCACCACGTAAGGAGCCGGAAAGGCTGCGAGAGCGCTCAAAGGACAGGCAAAGGTCCAAGGAAAGACAGCGATCGAGGGAAAGACTGCGTTCTAAGGAAAGACAGCGGTCTAAGGAAAGACAGCGATCCAAGGAGAGACAGAGGTCCAAGGAAAGACAGCGATCCAAGGAAAGACAGCGGTCTAAGTCCAAGGAAGGACAGAGATCCAAGGATAGACAGCGTTCCAAGTCCAAGGAACGACAGAGATCCAAGGAAAGACAGAGATCCAAGGATAGACACCGATCCAAGGAAAGACAGCGATCCAAGGAGCGACAAAGATCCACGGAAAGGCGCAGGTCCAAGGATAAAAAACAATCGGTGGACAAAAGGCGAGACAGGTCCAAGGATCGATCAAAGGAAGAGCAGAGGTCCAACGAGGGGCAACGATCAAAGGAGAGACAACGATCAAAAGAAAGGCAGCTGTCCAAGGATAGGCAAGGATTAAAGGAAAGGCAACGCTCCAAGGAAAGGCAACACTCCAAAGAAAGGCAACGGTCCAAGGAGAGGCAACGATCAAGGGAACGTCAACGCTCCAAGGAACGGCAGCGCTCCAAGGACAGGCAACGCTCCAAGGAACGGCAGCGCTCCAAGGATCGCCCAGCCAAGGAATCCCGGCCCACAAACTCGCCCAAGGAGCGAAGCCCCAAAAAGAAGGATGACCGCCGTCAACGATCGCCATCCAATGCGAGCAGAAAGCGAACCGATGACACCAAGTTAAGCCGCAATTCCCGATCCCAATCGCCAGCCCATTCCCCAGAGGCGCCGCCCAAGAAGACGGTTCCGACGCCAGCCTTCAATCCCTTCAAGGCCGCCGAAGACACAGTAAACGATATTCTGGGCACAAAGTCGGTGATGGTGGCCCTGGAGCAGACCAAGCGACAGAGGGCGGCATCCAGCTCTAGCTCGGATTCCGATAGTTCTAGTAGTAGTTCGTCTGTCTCCCGGACACCATCGCCCAAGCCCActcccaaaaaaataaaaaagaggaGTAGGACACCAGAGCCGAAAGAGGTAAAGAAGGAAGCTAGTCCCAAGAAAGAGCGCCGCAGGAGTGTGAAGCGGGAGCGTTCGAACTCCCCGCAGGTAGTCAAGACAAAAAACAAGCTGGTCGAACCGAGTCCCAAACCAGCGAGGCGTCGTTCCCGCTCAAGTTCCTCGGAGTTGCGATACTCGCCTGCCGAACGGCATCCGGAGCGCTACCAGGACATAATCCAGGACAAGAAGCGCCCGTCCAAGGCTAGGGAAGCCCCCGCCACGAAACCTGCTCCAGTGGTCCGGCTAAGGGCACAAAGCGACGACGGGAGCGATGCCGAAACAGGAGTGGATGGCACCGCTTTGGAGGAATTCCAGCAGAGTAGGCGGGAGCGCGAGGAGCAGCAGGAACTTCGCATGCTGGAGCAGCTTAAGTCGGGGATTGCGGCCAAGGCAAAGCAGAAGATCAGGATCATGGAAAAGGACCCGGCCAAAGAGGGCAGCGAAGTAAGTGGCAGCGACCTGGTGACGGCTACTAAACGTAACTCGCTAAGCGAATTCCTTGTTGCTAACAATGTGACCGCTTTGATTAACCCACTGACAACGACCACGCCCCCGCCGTGCTTGGCGGTGATCCTGCCGCTGGAGCAGCGCAAGGAGTCGCCGGTGCCGCTGCGGGATCCGGAACAGGAGCTGTCCGTGTCTGTGGAGGAGCCGCTCAACAAGAAAAGGGACGCCAGCACACCGCCCATTTGCAAGACGCCCCACGTGGCGGCGAATGGCGAGGCCAAGAGTCCGACAGTGGGTCACAAGATCCACATGCACCACAGGCCGCCTCCACAGCACCTGCATCAcccgccgcagcagcagcaacatccgCAGCATCCGCCGGGGAAGCGCATCTTCCACAACCGCACTCTGAACAATAACCCTAACAGTAGACATAGTACTAACAACCCTCATGCATGTGGTGGTGGCGGGGTCCCTCATTCGAATCCCAACAGTAGCACTAGCAGCGGTAACAGCGGCAGCAATCCGGGGATGCTGCCCTTCCTGGCCGGCACGCCGGGCACCTACAACCGAACCACCAATCGCCTCAACCACGGCCCCCTGCTGACCGCCACCCACTACAACATCTGCAAGAACCATCAGCACAgtctgcagcagcagcaggcccATCACCTGGCTCGTGGCCTGGTCTACAACTCGGCTCTCTTCGGGCACGGACCCCGGCATCCGGGACTCCTGTCCCTGACGGGAGCTGGCGTGGGCGTGGGTGGGCAAGGTGCTCCGCTGCTGGGTCATCCGCCGCTTGTCCGGGGTGGTGGCGGTCCCATTAGCTTCAATgcggcggcagcggctgcggcCGTGGCTGCCAATAGTATTAGCtaccatcatcatcaccatcaGCACCAACAGAAACCGAAAATCGTTATAAAACCCTTCAAAATTCACGATCCACAGCCCCTAGTCGCGGCGCTCGCGGACAGTTCGCTGGTGGACGCCATCGTCTCCAAGGTATCCACGGCCACCgtggcggcggcagcggcggcggaGAGTGCGGCTCGCAGGAGCAGGAGTCGAGAGCGTAGGAGCCGGAGTCGCAGCAAGCGGCGCACGAGCGGAAGCCATCATCGACATCACTCCAGCAGTCGCTCCAGATC GCGGTACAGCTCATCCAGCAGTCGGAGTGGATCACGCAGTTCCAGGTCCCGCTCCGGGTCGCACTCCTCCCGCTCCAGCTGCTCCTCGCACAGCAGCTCGGGCAGCTCCTCCTCCGGCAGCGGCTCCGCATCATCACAGTCCGGCTCCCGGTCACCCTCCATCCCCAGGCGTCGCGGCTCGCCCAGCTTTCTGGACAGACGTCGCATAACGAG TGCTCGCAAGCGACCGATTCCGTATCACCACAAAGGCACCGGGGAGGGGGAGGCGGCCGAGGAGGCCTCCAGTTGCTGCTCCAGTTGCTTCAGCCGCACCAGCAGTCCCGCCACGCCCCTCCTCACGCCCCTGCGCAACAGCCGGAGTCCCTCGATGGCCGCCTTCTGA